From one Malus sylvestris chromosome 1, drMalSylv7.2, whole genome shotgun sequence genomic stretch:
- the LOC126618504 gene encoding (+)-neomenthol dehydrogenase-like yields MADTVKRYAVVTGANKGIGFGTVKQLASKGVVVVLTARDEKRGLEALEKLKDFGISDLVVFHQLDVTDSVSAARLADFVKTQFGKLDILVNNAAVVGSIVTPEDFKSASSGKTPREINWSEIPTIPNDEVAEQCLKTNYYGTKSVTEALLPLLRLSDSPRIVNVSSGVGKLMNFPNGWAKEVLSDAERLTEEKIDSVLIRFLEDLKKGDTKVWSPIFPPYTVSKAALNAYTRILAKKYPNFCINCVSPGFVKTDITFNVGILTIDEGAETLVRLALLPNGGPTGLYFGQKEVASF; encoded by the exons ATGGCAGACACAGTAAAGAG GTATGCAGTTGTGACAGGAGCTAACAAGGGGATTGGATTTGGCACAGTTAAGCAGTTGGCTTCAAAAGGCGTCGTGGTTGTGTTAACTGCTAGAGATGAGAAGAGGGGTCTTGAAGCTCTTGAAAAACTGAAAGATTTTGGCATTTCTGATCTCGTTGTTTTTCATCAGCTTGATGTAACAGATTCTGTTAGTGCTGCTAGATTGGCGGATTTTGTCAAAACCCAATTCGGGAAACTCGATATCTTG GTAAACAATGCAGCAGTTGTTGGAAGCATAGTAACCCCTGAAGATTTCAAATCAGCTTCAAGTGGTAAG ACCCCGAGAGAGAT AAATTGGAGTGAAATACCGACCATACCAAACGACGAGGTAGCGGAACAATGCCTGAAGACAAACTACTATGGTACCAAAAGTGTGACTGAAGCGCTTTTGCCCCTCCTCCGGCTATCTGATTCTCCAAGAATCGTGAATGTTTCTTCCGGTGTTGGTAAACTAATG AATTTTCCAAATGGATGGGCTAAAGAGGTACTGAGTGATGCCGAGAGACTTACAGAAGAGAAGATAGATTCTGTGTTGATTAGATTTTTGGAAGACTTAAAAAAAGGAGACACCAAAGTCTGGTCTCCTATTTTTCCACCCTATACAGTCTCGAAAGCAGCATTGAACGCATACACCAGGATTCTGGCCAAGAAGTATCCGAATTTCTGCATCAATTGTGTGAGCCCTGGATTTGTCAAAACAGATATAACCTTCAATGTTGGCATCTTAACCATCGACGAAGGTGCTGAAACCCTTGTCAGGTTGGCGCTACTTCCCAACGGCGGTCCTACTGGTCTCTACTTTGGTCAGAAAGAAGTCGCTTCGTTCTGA
- the LOC126618411 gene encoding (+)-neomenthol dehydrogenase-like isoform X4: protein MAEAVRRYAVVTGANKGVGFGTVKQLASKGVVVVLTARDEKRGLEALEKLKDFGISDLVVFHQLDVTDSASAAVLADFVKTQFGKLDILVNNAAINGSMVNPEAFISAATGKPEEINWNEIPTIPNYELAEECLKTNYYGTKRVTEALLPLLQLSDSPRIVNVSTGAAKLMNFPNGWPKEVLSDAETLTEERIDSVLSGFLEDSKRGLQDIKIWPPVFPPYTVSKAALNAYTRILAKKYPNFCINCGSPGFVKTDMSFDAGILTIDEGAESIVRLALLPNGGSTGLYFSRKEVAPF from the exons ATGGCAGAAGCAGTAAGGAG GTATGCAGTTGTGACAGGAGCTAACAAAGGGGTTGGATTTGGCACAGTTAAGCAGTTGGCTTCAAAAGGCGTCGTAGTTGTGTTAACTGCTAGGGATGAGAAGAGGGGTCTTGAAGCTCTTGAAAAACTGAAAGATTTTGGCATTTCTGATTTGGTTGTTTTTCATCAGCTTGATGTAACAGATTCTGCTAGCGCTGCTGTATTGGCGGATTTTGTGAAAACCCAATTCGGAAAACTCGATATCTTG GTAAATAATGCAGCAATTAATGGAAGCATGGTAAACCCTGAAGCTTTTATATCAGCTGCTACTGGTAAG CCTGAAGAAATAAATTGGAATGAAATACCGACTATACCAAACTACGAGTTAGCAGAAGAATGCCTGAAAACAAACTACTATGGTACAAAAAGAGTGACTGAAGCGCTTTTGCCCCTCCTCCAGCTATCAGATTCTCCCAGAATCGTCAATGTTTCTACCGGTGCTGCTAAGCTTATG AATTTTCCAAATGGATGGCCTAAAGAGGTACTGAGTGATGCAGAGACACTTACAGAAGAGAGAATAGATTCTGTGTTGAGTGGATTTTTGGAAGACTCTAAACGAGGTTTGCAAGACATCAAAATCTGGCCTCCTGTTTTTCCACCCTATACAGTCTCGAAAGCCGCCTTGAACGCGTACACTAGGATTTTGGCCAAAAAGTATCCAAATTTCTGCATCAACTGTGGCAGCCCTGGATTTGTCAAAACCGACATGAGCTTCGATGCTGGCATCTTAACCATCGACGAAGGTGCTGAAAGCATTGTCAGGTTGGCGCTACTCCCCAACGGCGGTTCTACTGGCCTCTACTTTTCTAGGAAAGAAGTGGCACCTTTTTGA
- the LOC126618411 gene encoding (+)-neomenthol dehydrogenase-like isoform X2 codes for MAEAVRRYAVVTGANKGVGFGTVKQLASKGVVVVLTARDEKRGLEALEKLKDFGISDLVVFHQLDVTDSASAAVLADFVKTQFGKLDILVNNAAINGSMVNPEAFISAATGKKPEEINWNEIPTIPNYELAEECLKTNYYGTKRVTEALLPLLQLSDSPRIVNVSTGAAKLMNFPNGWPKEVLSDAETLTEERIDSVLSGFLEDSKRGLQDIKIWPPVFPPYTVSKAALNAYTRILAKKYPNFCINCGSPGFVKTDMSFDAGILTIDEGAESIVRLALLPNGSSTGLYFSPKEVAPF; via the exons ATGGCAGAAGCAGTAAGGAG GTATGCAGTTGTGACAGGAGCTAACAAAGGGGTTGGATTTGGCACAGTTAAGCAGTTGGCTTCAAAAGGCGTCGTAGTTGTGTTAACTGCTAGGGATGAGAAGAGGGGTCTTGAAGCTCTTGAAAAACTGAAAGATTTTGGCATTTCTGATTTGGTTGTTTTTCATCAGCTTGATGTAACAGATTCTGCTAGCGCTGCTGTATTGGCGGATTTTGTGAAAACCCAATTCGGAAAACTCGATATCTTG GTAAATAATGCAGCAATTAATGGAAGCATGGTAAACCCTGAAGCTTTTATATCAGCTGCTACTGGTAAG AAGCCTGAAGAAATAAATTGGAATGAAATACCGACTATACCAAACTACGAGTTAGCAGAAGAATGCCTGAAAACAAACTACTATGGTACAAAAAGAGTGACTGAAGCGCTTTTGCCCCTCCTCCAGCTATCAGATTCTCCCAGAATCGTCAATGTTTCTACCGGTGCTGCTAAGCTTATG AATTTTCCAAATGGATGGCCTAAAGAGGTACTGAGTGATGCAGAGACACTTACAGAAGAGAGAATAGATTCTGTGTTGAGTGGATTTTTGGAAGACTCTAAACGAGGTTTGCAAGACATCAAAATCTGGCCTCCTGTTTTTCCACCCTATACAGTCTCGAAAGCCGCCTTGAACGCGTACACTAGGATTTTGGCCAAAAAGTATCCAAATTTCTGCATCAACTGTGGCAGCCCTGGATTTGTCAAAACCGACATGAGCTTCGATGCTGGCATCTTAACCATCGACGAAG
- the LOC126618411 gene encoding (+)-neomenthol dehydrogenase-like isoform X1 — translation MAEAVRRYAVVTGANKGVGFGTVKQLASKGVVVVLTARDEKRGLEALEKLKDFGISDLVVFHQLDVTDSASAAVLADFVKTQFGKLDILVNNAAINGSMVNPEAFISAATGKKPEEINWNEIPTIPNYELAEECLKTNYYGTKRVTEALLPLLQLSDSPRIVNVSTGAAKLMNFPNGWPKEVLSDAETLTEERIDSVLSGFLEDSKRGLQDIKIWPPVFPPYTVSKAALNAYTRILAKKYPNFCINCGSPGFVKTDMSFDAGILTIDEGAESIVRLALLPNGGSTGLYFSRKEVAPF, via the exons ATGGCAGAAGCAGTAAGGAG GTATGCAGTTGTGACAGGAGCTAACAAAGGGGTTGGATTTGGCACAGTTAAGCAGTTGGCTTCAAAAGGCGTCGTAGTTGTGTTAACTGCTAGGGATGAGAAGAGGGGTCTTGAAGCTCTTGAAAAACTGAAAGATTTTGGCATTTCTGATTTGGTTGTTTTTCATCAGCTTGATGTAACAGATTCTGCTAGCGCTGCTGTATTGGCGGATTTTGTGAAAACCCAATTCGGAAAACTCGATATCTTG GTAAATAATGCAGCAATTAATGGAAGCATGGTAAACCCTGAAGCTTTTATATCAGCTGCTACTGGTAAG AAGCCTGAAGAAATAAATTGGAATGAAATACCGACTATACCAAACTACGAGTTAGCAGAAGAATGCCTGAAAACAAACTACTATGGTACAAAAAGAGTGACTGAAGCGCTTTTGCCCCTCCTCCAGCTATCAGATTCTCCCAGAATCGTCAATGTTTCTACCGGTGCTGCTAAGCTTATG AATTTTCCAAATGGATGGCCTAAAGAGGTACTGAGTGATGCAGAGACACTTACAGAAGAGAGAATAGATTCTGTGTTGAGTGGATTTTTGGAAGACTCTAAACGAGGTTTGCAAGACATCAAAATCTGGCCTCCTGTTTTTCCACCCTATACAGTCTCGAAAGCCGCCTTGAACGCGTACACTAGGATTTTGGCCAAAAAGTATCCAAATTTCTGCATCAACTGTGGCAGCCCTGGATTTGTCAAAACCGACATGAGCTTCGATGCTGGCATCTTAACCATCGACGAAGGTGCTGAAAGCATTGTCAGGTTGGCGCTACTCCCCAACGGCGGTTCTACTGGCCTCTACTTTTCTAGGAAAGAAGTGGCACCTTTTTGA